The Arachis ipaensis cultivar K30076 chromosome B10, Araip1.1, whole genome shotgun sequence DNA window ttgtcggTTCTTATAGTtttatcgaatttttaattaggtttctatatattttttttaattaggtccctatatcatatcaaattttgtaattaagttcaTACTATgataaaaatattagaattaatagAGTAACTAAGTGTTAGGTATATTCGttttgtttaataaaatattccGTTAATTCTAACATTTTTGTCACGAcagaaatttaattataaaatttgataTTATATAGTgattcaattgaaaaaaaaaaagtataaaaatctaattaaaaatttgataaactaTAGGAATGgagagaataattaaaccttaatatAAAGTAGTAATATGTATATAACATGCTTAATTCAATTAATAGAATTACTTAGAGTGAAATAATGTATAGTAGTTAATACAACTGAAAAAATTGCAATGAATTATATTAAAGGAAGTTGAAATTTTCTCTTTGAACTTTATTTTCTTTATATCTTCTCTATGATTTATTAATtctaagaatttttttttgtgtaGTTACAACAAGCTTAGTCACAAATAGTTAGAGGAGCTCAATATTTTTTAGAAAAGTTAGAattgtgtttattttattttattttttgtttagaaAATTAAGAATAGGAagaattgaattttattttatttttgttcataAAAACTCCAATATTATATATGCCATAAATTTATTTTTCCCCCCAAAAATTTAATTCAGTATAGATATTACAACCACAATATTGTGATAGCAAGTGTAATTGTGATCGTAATGTAAAACCCTAAAATCCTTATTACCCTAATTActcataaaaatattattaagaaAGCGTTCGTTATTCCATATCATCATTTTCATTTGTATTGTATACATACATTTACAATcgaaaatatttgataacaaaaaaaattagtaaaaaaaaaaatcaaaatttattttatttagaacaAGTTCTGCCTGTTGTTTTTGTCTCCATAACATGCGTTACCATTTACAATTATACATATAAAGAGAGGCTCTATTATACATTGAGTGAATATCCCACCCAACCCCTGATaattacctcgaaaggacaacgaggctcttgtgccaaaaaaaaatcaatgttatttttttggcACAGTGGATaattaattttcattattttccaaaatttcttacatatatatattattacagGTAATTCAATGTGCCCATTAAGCTCAGAGCCAGAATTAGAAGAGGTTGTATTAACAGAAGAAGATGAGTTCTTAATAATGGGGTGTGATGGATTATGGGATGTGATGAGTAGCCAATATGCTGTGACAATGGTGAGAAAAGAGCTGATGAAACACAATGATCCAATGGAATGTGCAAGAGCTCTTGTTTCTGAAGCACTTCAACGCAATGCATGTGACAATCTCACTGTTTTGGTCATTTGTTTCTCCATGGATCCACCTCCTAAGATTGAAATCATCTCCAGGTTACATAAGAGGAGGAGTATTTCAGCTGAAGCCATTGACGTTCTCAAGGGTTTGATCAATGCCACAAGTTAAATATATAGAGAGAAGGACAAATAGATCCATGACCTTTTGTTccgcggacatttttgtccctaaccattgaaaaatacttttaagtccctgaccttcacaaaatttggacggatcagtccttcCGTCCAAATACCTCCGTCAGGGATTGATCCGTCCAAATGTCTTCGTTAGGGACTGAtctgtccaaattttgtgaaggtcagggacttaaatgtatttttcaatggttaagGACGAAAATGTTCACAgaacaaaaggtcagggacttatttgtccttttctcacaaatatatattaattaattaactagttAGTGCTTCATTCAATTTTGCAAGAGAATGTTGTTTGTATATATAAAgggattattatatttatatgaagATGATCAAAATAATCTTTATGGAAAGATAATATATACTTAAGATATGTACATATATTATGTCAATTTAACAGTTtagttaaatataataaataatttaaccaTATATTTTAACTATTATCTttgtataaaaattattttaaacatttttatCTGAGTCGTTATCTAGCTGTCTATAGTTATAATTTAATGGTTACATACAGAATAAATAATTGATTTGGTAGTAAACCTTTTTATATAACACTATAATTGATTTAGTTCTTGTTGTATTGTCCTTTAGTCTTTGTACTTCTTTAGCTTAAttataactataaaaaaaaaaaaacaaaaagcataaTTAGTTATCAATTAGTTTTAAATTAAGAGATTTGACAATGTTGAACCATTTCAATAAAACATTTTTTGACAGTTTTTCTGCTATTTATTAGTAATGGTTTTAATTGTCGTTAATTTTTGTTCACAACAACAACTATAAAATTATTGTTTATTTGTGCATCATCATCATTACATATAGCGACGGTTTTGGACAACTGTAGATAAAAAATGTTCCTAAATAATTTGTAATGATTTTAAACTAATGAAACATTTGCTAATCTGCAACACTTATTCGAGTGGCTTTTTGTGTTATATTTAGTGTCGGTTGAAAACAATCGCTAAATGAATAGTTTTTATTatagttttattattttaatatttaacgACAGTTTTAAACCACCAAAATTTTAGAAGgtataattttaaaagttttaaatgGTAGTTAATATTGATCtctattatattattaaaattttcaatttcaaattaaaaaataaattaatcaaattcgtcTCCCAAAGATAACAGACCTGATcgcgttagtccttccgtcatctcTTCTATTAGTCCTTCTGTCATCTCCTTCTATGATAAAATCTTCTATGAGGCATTCTATCAAACATCTTATATACATCATACTTAATTAACCTATCAGACTTTATCCTACGGTAAAATCTCAAGGCTTCAagcagaaaataattttttgcatattCTTTGAGCATGGTGTGGTAAAGTATATCGAGCTTGTCGTGGTCGTTGACAATGTCAAAGGCATgtgaggcttcagagatgctgtCGAGCTTGCAAAACAAGTGCTAGTGGTAGAAGTCATTCTTGAGGATAAGGGGAAGGAATTGGCGGAGCTCGGTGAGAGAGTTGCAGATCTCTAGAAGAACCAAAGAAACCGCCTAGCCACTGGCTATTAGAAGAGCAAGCATAAGAATAAATAGCATAGAATGTGGCGCGGCACGGTACATATCCGGAAAGGCAGAATGGAATATTGAGCGATGCAGTGATGAAGACCAGGGAAACAGTGCTGTGGTGGTTATGGAGTTTCAGGGAAGAATGACATCCATGGCTATTCAGGTAAGAGCTAGTTGCTATGGAGTTTCAGTGTTCAGGAAgagaatcaaaaagaaagaaaatcaatAAAGAAAAAGATGGCTAATGGGTGGGATTTTTTGGGCTGGTGGGTCGGGTTTAAGCCTTTATTTGTTGGGCTAGCTTACAAAAAAAATGACATCGTTTTATGTATTAAAATATACTTTAACGTGCCATGTCATTTTCTGTTAGTACCATCAGTAGTAAAATGGTTGTTGCTTATTTAAATGTTAATCAATTAAATTGAGTTagtttaatagttaatttattagtttatttaagtaagtattataaaatattttaaatttcatCTTATACATATACAACAActtattaatcaataaattaatatttaGCTTGTTAGATTATTAAGAGATAccatagaaaaaaaaatactaacagaatTTGATATCGCTTGTAACTTATTGAAGCATCAagtagaaaaaaattatttttatattaaaaaaccaACAAGTGTTACTTCTGTTTGTTTTATGTTAATTTGAACAATATTTATAGTAAATGTTAAAATATTATTTCTAAGAAatttcattttacacttagaGAATGAAATGCATGTGAATGTTAATAtagtttaaaatataaatttttttcattCATTATATTTAGAAAAGTTAAcatcaaaataaatatataagtTTAAGAATTCAATATAATTCATTTGTGACAAGGATTTATATGAATGTCAATTAGCAATATAAACACCTATTATTTAATTTgactttatattattattttaattgaaaaaattgtGATACACGCAgtttaaaaaacaaataaatctaGATAGACATATCACACTACTTAGGAGACCAAATTTTTAgatacaaaaaatataaataattgttGAATCAAACAAAGCAATGTAACTCATCGTCATTTGTTTATCCAAAAAATAATATGCATACCATATCATTTTAGTAAGTAATTCAactaaactttttttttcttcaaatttttgtaccaaaagaaaataaaaaaaggttttagtttattttatattaaataacaAAATTAGACAATAATTAACATATATACCATCAAATCCAAATCCAATATTCTCCTTTCTTCAACCTCAATAATGCTTTACTACAATAATAGCATTTGTCTATTGTTTAAGAAAATAAGCTACTAAATTAGCATGTGCCAAAATTTGATTCACATTTCACATAATCTCTTTCTCTTATGAAGAATGCATGCATGTTTTAACTACATAATTATACCTCATAATAAGATACAACATCATATCATTGAATTTGATCCCATCATTATTCAAAGCAATGGGGCTTCAAAAGAAGAATCGTACAAAgtcttcatcatcatcagcaCCAAATGAAGATACTCCTCTATTGGGTGGCCATTATCAACCACTTTCCTCCAAAACCAAAACCTTTGCAAATATTTTCATAGCCATTGTTGGTGCAGGTGTTCTTGGCCTTCCTTATTGTTTCAAAAAAACCGGTTGGATATTAGGGCTAATTATGCTTTTTACCGTGGGCTTTTTCACACATTATTGCATGATACTCCTCGTCCAAACGCGACGCAAGCTCGAATCATCTTTTTCCCACACTATCTCCAGAGGATCTTCGAAAATCAATTCATTTGGTGACTTAGGTTATGCTATATGGGGACCCTCTGGCAAATCGTTTGTGGATTTGATGATTGTGCTTTCGCAATTCAGTTTCTGTGTTGGTTATCTTATTTTCGTATCGACCACTCTCGCCTACCTCTCAAAATATGATTCAATTCTTGGTTTGACGCCCAAGGTGTTGATCCATTGGGCTTGTTTCCCATTTCAGCTTGCCCTAAATGCGATTCCAACCCTAACCCATTTGGCTCCTTTGAGCATTTTCGCAGATATTGTTGATTTCGCGGCGAAAAGTGTTGTAATGATTGAGGATGTCTTCATATGCTTTGAGAATAGGCCTAATTTGAAGGCCTTTGGTGGATTCCCTATGTTCTTCTACGGTATTGGTGTCGCGGTTTATGCTTTTGAAGGAATAGGGATGGTTTTACCATTGGAATCTGAGGCCAAAGATAAGGAAAAGTTTGGTGATGTTTTGGGTTTGGCAATGATGTTAATTTCCATATTATATGGTTCATTTGGTGCATTAGGTTACTTTGCTTTTGGTGATGAGACACAAGAGATTATAACTACAAATTTTGGGCAAGGGCTAATTAGTGATTTGGTGCAATTTTGTCTTTGCATAAATTTGTTCTTCACTTTTCCATTGATGATGAATCCTGTTTATGAGGTTATTGAGGGTAGGTTTTGTGATTCTAGGTATTGTTTGTGGATGAGGTGGTTGATGGTGTTAGGGGTAAGTTTGGTAGCAATTTTTGTACCTAATTTTACAGATTTTCTATCTCTTGTTGGGAGTAGTGTTTGTGTTATTCTTAGTTTTGTGATGCCTGCTTTGTTTCACTTAGTTGTGTTTAAAGAGGAATTAGGTTTGAAGTGTGTGGTAAGAGATGGGTTAATTATGTTTTTTGGATTTGTTATTGCTGTTTCAGGAACATGGTATTCTCTATTAGAGATTTTTGAGAATGATGTTTGATTTAAAAAAAGGTTgttgtatatattattatttgtatatatataaagtGAGTCTCACATTTTAATTAGTGTTATATTTCAGTTAGTTATTGTTTCTATTTTATGAACATAAATGAGTATTCAAAAGAAATCAATGTGTACACattaaaaaaagaataaactAATATAAATGATAATGATATGATATTGTTTTCATTTAATAAAGAATATGTATGAgaaattataatattaatataCTAGAATCATATAAATGAAATGAAAAATAGGTTTTGGCAACTTTGACTGAATATTTTTGTTTTCGAACATTTTCCTTTCATCTATAGCCGCNNNNNNNNNNNNNNNNNNNNNNNNNNNNNNNNNNNNNNNNNNNNNNNNNNNNNNNNNNNNNNNNNNNNNNNNNNNNNNNNNNNNNNNNNNNNNNNNNNNNNNNNNNNNNNNNNNNNNNNNNNNNNNNNNNNNNNNNNNNNNNNNNNNNNNNNNNNNNNNNNNNNNNNNNNNNNNNNNNNNNNNNNNNNNNNNNACTTATATAGTTATAAATTAAGATATATTTAGGTTAGATTGTTAAAAAAGCTATAAATAAATATTTGAATAGATCTCCATAAATTTTGTATCgaatattttattctaattaaattttattatgtttgagtgaggtttttgaattttatttttgtaaaataaatAGATTTCTCTATTAGTCATCAGAGTCGTTAGCCTTTTTATCTCTCATCCCAACAGGTCaaagactaatccgtcgcggatcggaactccatttaagggtctgccgctggccaatggatTACTGCATGcataaggcgggattcgaacccccgacacttgcttaagcggacgagtgagctaaCCACTCGACTAACCCAAATTGGTTAGAGTCGTTAGCTATTAACGAAGAGATTCTATATGGTCATTAAATGACGTATCCATGATTATGTCACGTATCAAGATAAATACATCCACATTAAAACACAGAAGATAATGACATCGTTTCATAATTTCTCAAAACGATGCATTTAGTGAAAATTAGGTCtccaacaaatataataaaaggTTGATTTGTGTAGATGTAATTTTTGACAAAATGACATATATACTTATTAGTGATACACTTGATGCATATAGACAACaataaattaaacaacaataTTATAGTAATTTTATAGtaataattttagtaattttattagTTCCAGTTAATTCAGTTTTTAAAACCTTGATTGAAACTAAATTTATTTGTCTTTTAAAAAttgtgaaaataaaaataataaattttgtgaAAAGAAGCACTATTATCATTTTCATCGTCAGAAATAACAATAGTATAATCTCATAGAGtaattttatttaacttttattAATTTTGGAAGAATATTTATAAGAAAAGTCTAAATAAAATATTGGATAT harbors:
- the LOC107619874 gene encoding amino acid transporter ANTL1 → MGLQKKNRTKSSSSSAPNEDTPLLGGHYQPLSSKTKTFANIFIAIVGAGVLGLPYCFKKTGWILGLIMLFTVGFFTHYCMILLVQTRRKLESSFSHTISRGSSKINSFGDLGYAIWGPSGKSFVDLMIVLSQFSFCVGYLIFVSTTLAYLSKYDSILGLTPKVLIHWACFPFQLALNAIPTLTHLAPLSIFADIVDFAAKSVVMIEDVFICFENRPNLKAFGGFPMFFYGIGVAVYAFEGIGMVLPLESEAKDKEKFGDVLGLAMMLISILYGSFGALGYFAFGDETQEIITTNFGQGLISDLVQFCLCINLFFTFPLMMNPVYEVIEGRFCDSRYCLWMRWLMVLGVSLVAIFVPNFTDFLSLVGSSVCVILSFVMPALFHLVVFKEELGLKCVVRDGLIMFFGFVIAVSGTWYSLLEIFENDV